In the Portunus trituberculatus isolate SZX2019 chromosome 21, ASM1759143v1, whole genome shotgun sequence genome, one interval contains:
- the LOC123506912 gene encoding uncharacterized protein LOC123506912 isoform X2, translated as MSSPVFEAMLYGPLAEGPEVTLKEDHPEALQWVLEYMYRGHTRLPEVALTVKVYQLASKYQMEALMSLCSEFLQATLTAANLPEIYDTAMLLEDTMLLEKCSKVVNHSPASVLSSPHMGRLSRPALTHLLQHPLHITSEVVLLEALLRWGHAQGTRKELREEIEEFLPQVRFLTLTTDEFVEHVMPAGVLTLSEMTALLMSIKQLQGVSLPPLCCPEREKRLCYDETLLRSITLAPRAASSRSRKQARGSNFVHAMNEQILIADLRTATPLQLARIECRAIHPTSGTACVCLKDSEGNLLASVTAEGTEARFSGPVTLKPSAAHSVTVSLEGHWPRGELGEAAAMQDEVRLTARVAYTEGRSGSVTLYFWSFN; from the exons ATGAGCTCCCCAGTGTTCGAGGCCATGTTGTACGGGCCACTAGCAGAAGGTCCTGAGGTTACCCTGAAGGAGGACCACCCTGAGGCACTCCAGTGGGTCCTCGAGTATATGTATCGCGGCCACACCAGACTCCCAGAAGTGGCGCTGACGGTGAAGGTGTACCAACTGGCCAGCAAGTACCAAATGGAGGCTCTTATGTCACTGTGTTCTGAG TTCCTGCAGGCGACGCTGACGGCCGCTAACCTGCCAGAGATTTACGACACTGCCATGCTGCTGGAGGACACGATGCTGCTGGAGAAATGttcgaag gtagtGAATCACTCCCCCGCCTCCGTGCTGTCCTCGCCACACATGGGCCGCCTCTCCCgccccgccctcacccacctGCTGCAGCATCCCCTCCACATCACCTCGGAGGTCGTGCTGCTGGAGGCCCTGCTGAGATG GGGCCACGCGCAGGGGACGCGGAAGGAGTTGCGGGAGGAGATCGAAGAGTTCCTGCCGCAGGTTCGCTTCCTAACGCTGACTACGGACGAGTTCGTGGAGCACGTGATGCCGGCCGGCGTGCTCACCCTGTCGGAGATGACGGCGCTGCTGATGAGCATCAAGCAACTGCAGGGCGTCTCGCTGCCGCCACTCTGCTGCCCTGAGCGGGAGAAGAGACTCTGCTATGATGAAACACTGCTGCGCTCCATCACCTTGGCACCTCGCGCCGCCTCCTCGCGCTCCAGGAAGCAGGCACGCGGCAGCAACTTCGTGCACGCCATGAACGAGCAGATCCTCATCGCGGACCTGCGCACGGCCACGCCCCTACAGCTGGCGCGCATCGAGTGCCGCGCCATCCACCCCACCAGCGGCACGGCTTGCGTCTGCCTCAAGGACAGCGAGGGTAACCTGCTGGCCAGCGTGACGGCGGAGGGGACGGAGGCGCGCTTCTCCGGCCCGGTGACACTAAAGCCAAGCGCTGCCCACAGCGTCACCGTCAGCCTGGAAGGGCACTGGCCGCGCGGGGAGCTGGGCGAGGCCGCGGCCATGCAGGACGAGGTGCGGCTCACTGCGCGGGTTGCCTACACTGAGGGGCGCTCTGGCTCTGTCACGCTGTACTTCTGGTCCTTTAATTGA
- the LOC123506912 gene encoding BTB/POZ domain-containing protein 6-B-like isoform X1, which produces MSSVVEGQGRKAAWQGSLASPSQRVAALLHSSKLSDLTITLPGLQNSIKAHRLVLAMSSPVFEAMLYGPLAEGPEVTLKEDHPEALQWVLEYMYRGHTRLPEVALTVKVYQLASKYQMEALMSLCSEFLQATLTAANLPEIYDTAMLLEDTMLLEKCSKVVNHSPASVLSSPHMGRLSRPALTHLLQHPLHITSEVVLLEALLRWGHAQGTRKELREEIEEFLPQVRFLTLTTDEFVEHVMPAGVLTLSEMTALLMSIKQLQGVSLPPLCCPEREKRLCYDETLLRSITLAPRAASSRSRKQARGSNFVHAMNEQILIADLRTATPLQLARIECRAIHPTSGTACVCLKDSEGNLLASVTAEGTEARFSGPVTLKPSAAHSVTVSLEGHWPRGELGEAAAMQDEVRLTARVAYTEGRSGSVTLYFWSFN; this is translated from the exons ATGTCGTCAGTGGTTGAGGGGCAAGGGCGAAAGGCAGCCTGGCAGGGGAGCCTCGCCAGCCCTAGCCAGCGAGTAGCggctctcctccactcttccaaaCTGTCTGACCTCACCATTACCCTGCCAGGCCTTCAGAACTCTATCAAG GCACACCGTCTAGTCCTGGCCATGAGCTCCCCAGTGTTCGAGGCCATGTTGTACGGGCCACTAGCAGAAGGTCCTGAGGTTACCCTGAAGGAGGACCACCCTGAGGCACTCCAGTGGGTCCTCGAGTATATGTATCGCGGCCACACCAGACTCCCAGAAGTGGCGCTGACGGTGAAGGTGTACCAACTGGCCAGCAAGTACCAAATGGAGGCTCTTATGTCACTGTGTTCTGAG TTCCTGCAGGCGACGCTGACGGCCGCTAACCTGCCAGAGATTTACGACACTGCCATGCTGCTGGAGGACACGATGCTGCTGGAGAAATGttcgaag gtagtGAATCACTCCCCCGCCTCCGTGCTGTCCTCGCCACACATGGGCCGCCTCTCCCgccccgccctcacccacctGCTGCAGCATCCCCTCCACATCACCTCGGAGGTCGTGCTGCTGGAGGCCCTGCTGAGATG GGGCCACGCGCAGGGGACGCGGAAGGAGTTGCGGGAGGAGATCGAAGAGTTCCTGCCGCAGGTTCGCTTCCTAACGCTGACTACGGACGAGTTCGTGGAGCACGTGATGCCGGCCGGCGTGCTCACCCTGTCGGAGATGACGGCGCTGCTGATGAGCATCAAGCAACTGCAGGGCGTCTCGCTGCCGCCACTCTGCTGCCCTGAGCGGGAGAAGAGACTCTGCTATGATGAAACACTGCTGCGCTCCATCACCTTGGCACCTCGCGCCGCCTCCTCGCGCTCCAGGAAGCAGGCACGCGGCAGCAACTTCGTGCACGCCATGAACGAGCAGATCCTCATCGCGGACCTGCGCACGGCCACGCCCCTACAGCTGGCGCGCATCGAGTGCCGCGCCATCCACCCCACCAGCGGCACGGCTTGCGTCTGCCTCAAGGACAGCGAGGGTAACCTGCTGGCCAGCGTGACGGCGGAGGGGACGGAGGCGCGCTTCTCCGGCCCGGTGACACTAAAGCCAAGCGCTGCCCACAGCGTCACCGTCAGCCTGGAAGGGCACTGGCCGCGCGGGGAGCTGGGCGAGGCCGCGGCCATGCAGGACGAGGTGCGGCTCACTGCGCGGGTTGCCTACACTGAGGGGCGCTCTGGCTCTGTCACGCTGTACTTCTGGTCCTTTAATTGA